The proteins below come from a single Crossiella sp. CA-258035 genomic window:
- a CDS encoding helix-turn-helix domain-containing protein, protein MPTGMAEAVLRALATIAADDQVVARVTAAARTHSPEVARLPEEENRRHIATLLAEGIAHLERGDPHEEGEFSAAQALGADRAAQGVSIGGLLRGVHAGRTELIRASVELARGIGADDATILDFVVDLDHYIGAVERNIISGYHTAELQLSRTTRDLNTQVLRRLLVPDNDFPDPAELERAGLRPAERYHCVVSDVTDPSRARALEQRLLAFGGVYGLVEGRLAGLAQQPPSWPADDGPLLVAAPATALTALREVYPMCVQALAVASGGGGVRLLTDLAAETALAAYPVLARTLAEELLRPLDPHSTFHQEIAATALCYLDHGRRLTATATALHIHANTVRYRLDRLAELTDLDLSEAPPAGRSHVLTTVHTWWALRTWLED, encoded by the coding sequence GTGCCCACTGGGATGGCCGAGGCGGTGCTGCGGGCGCTGGCCACGATCGCCGCCGACGACCAGGTGGTGGCCAGGGTGACCGCGGCCGCGCGCACCCATTCCCCCGAGGTGGCCCGGCTGCCGGAGGAGGAGAACCGGCGGCACATCGCCACCCTGCTCGCCGAGGGCATCGCGCACCTGGAGCGCGGCGACCCGCACGAGGAAGGGGAGTTCAGCGCGGCGCAGGCGCTGGGCGCGGACCGTGCCGCGCAGGGCGTGTCCATCGGCGGCCTGCTGCGCGGGGTGCACGCCGGTCGCACCGAGCTGATCAGGGCCAGTGTGGAGCTGGCCAGGGGCATCGGCGCCGACGACGCGACCATCCTGGACTTCGTGGTGGACCTGGACCACTACATCGGCGCGGTGGAGCGCAACATCATCAGCGGCTACCACACCGCGGAGCTCCAGCTCTCCCGCACCACCCGCGACCTGAACACCCAGGTGCTGCGCCGGTTGCTGGTGCCGGACAACGACTTCCCGGACCCGGCCGAGCTGGAAAGGGCCGGGCTGCGGCCCGCCGAGCGCTACCACTGCGTGGTCTCCGACGTCACCGATCCCAGCCGCGCCAGGGCATTGGAACAGCGCCTGCTCGCCTTCGGCGGCGTCTACGGGCTGGTCGAGGGACGGCTGGCCGGGCTGGCCCAGCAGCCGCCGTCCTGGCCGGCGGACGACGGACCGCTGCTGGTGGCCGCGCCCGCCACCGCGCTGACCGCGCTGCGCGAGGTCTATCCGATGTGCGTGCAGGCGCTGGCGGTCGCGAGCGGGGGCGGGGGCGTGCGGCTGCTCACCGACCTGGCCGCGGAGACCGCGCTGGCCGCCTACCCGGTGCTGGCGCGGACCCTGGCCGAGGAGCTGCTGCGGCCGCTGGACCCGCACAGCACCTTCCACCAGGAGATCGCCGCGACCGCGTTGTGCTACCTCGACCACGGCCGCAGGCTGACCGCCACGGCCACCGCCCTGCACATCCACGCCAACACCGTGCGCTACCGGCTGGACCGGCTGGCCGAGCTGACCGACCTCGACCTCAGCGAGGCCCCGCCGGCCGGGCGCTCACACGTGCTCACCACAGTGCACACCTGGTGGGCGCTGCGCACCTGGCTCGAAGACTGA
- a CDS encoding MerR family transcriptional regulator, with protein MDKLCSIRTAAAHFDLPISTLHYWERRGLISPRRRGGQRCYDATQLYRIALIKQWRFLGRLSLEEIGVLLAGRTAAHDWHDTVVERIALVDKEIQELEAAGAYLRHLLTCRQDVPEQCAHFRSGHPIPL; from the coding sequence GTGGACAAGCTCTGCTCGATCCGGACCGCCGCCGCGCACTTCGACCTGCCGATCTCCACGCTGCACTACTGGGAGCGCCGCGGCCTCATCAGCCCGCGGCGCCGCGGCGGCCAGCGCTGCTACGACGCCACCCAGCTCTACCGGATCGCGCTGATCAAGCAGTGGCGGTTCCTCGGCCGCCTTTCCCTGGAGGAGATCGGCGTGCTGCTGGCCGGACGCACCGCCGCGCACGACTGGCACGACACGGTGGTCGAGCGGATCGCCTTGGTGGACAAGGAGATCCAGGAGCTGGAAGCGGCGGGCGCCTACCTGCGGCACCTGCTGACCTGTCGGCAGGACGTGCCGGAGCAGTGCGCGCACTTCCGATCCGGGCACCCGATCCCGCTCTAG
- a CDS encoding amidase, giving the protein MPDPLLAAAAALRAGEVTSEALTESAIAAADRDDARLGVYLTRLDDQARAAARRADRELAEGLDRGPLHGIPIGIKDNLALAGAPTTAQSLVLDPGWGGGRDAPVVARLRAAGAVLTGTTTMMEFGCGLPDLSKPFPVPRNPHDPERWAGGSSSGSASGVVAGMFLAGIGSDTAGSIRMPAAFCGITGLLPTYGLVPTAGSVPLSPSLDRIGPLAHGALDCAAVLATLTPFTMPEPGEDLTGLRIGVVREHHFPAHGDPAVAPAFDTALDVLTGLGAEVTEVRLPYWRETVTATLVTANCEGLAHHRADLAERWSDYTVAARGLLATGALVSGADYVAAQRVRRVARAAVTELFGEVDVIACPTASTGAPPFEALATPAGHQDNEGLFGLLHTPYWNAVGNPVLALPMGRTADGLPLSLQLAGPEHGEHLLVRVGAAFQEQA; this is encoded by the coding sequence GTGCCCGACCCACTGCTGGCCGCGGCCGCCGCGCTGCGCGCCGGAGAGGTGACCAGCGAGGCGCTCACCGAGTCCGCCATCGCCGCCGCCGACCGCGATGACGCGCGGCTCGGCGTGTACCTGACCAGGCTCGACGACCAGGCGAGAGCCGCCGCGCGCCGGGCGGACCGGGAGCTGGCCGAGGGGCTGGACCGCGGTCCGTTGCACGGCATCCCGATCGGGATCAAGGACAACCTCGCGCTGGCCGGCGCGCCCACCACCGCGCAGAGCCTGGTGCTCGACCCCGGCTGGGGCGGCGGCCGGGACGCGCCGGTGGTGGCCCGGCTGCGAGCCGCGGGCGCGGTGCTCACCGGCACCACCACCATGATGGAGTTCGGCTGCGGCCTGCCCGATCTCAGCAAACCCTTTCCGGTGCCACGGAACCCGCACGATCCGGAGCGCTGGGCCGGTGGCTCCAGCTCCGGTTCGGCCAGCGGGGTGGTGGCCGGGATGTTCCTGGCCGGGATCGGCTCGGACACCGCGGGCAGCATCCGGATGCCGGCCGCGTTCTGCGGGATCACCGGACTGCTGCCCACCTACGGGCTGGTGCCGACCGCCGGCAGCGTGCCGCTGAGCCCGAGCCTGGACCGGATCGGCCCGCTCGCGCACGGCGCGCTGGACTGCGCCGCGGTGCTGGCCACCCTGACCCCGTTCACCATGCCCGAACCCGGCGAGGACCTGACCGGACTGCGGATCGGCGTGGTGCGCGAACACCACTTCCCGGCACACGGCGATCCCGCGGTGGCACCGGCTTTCGACACCGCGCTGGACGTGCTGACCGGGCTCGGCGCGGAGGTGACCGAGGTGCGGCTGCCGTACTGGCGGGAGACGGTCACCGCCACGCTGGTCACCGCGAACTGCGAGGGCCTGGCCCACCACCGCGCCGACCTGGCCGAGCGCTGGTCGGACTACACCGTGGCCGCCCGTGGGCTGCTGGCCACCGGCGCGCTGGTCTCGGGCGCGGATTACGTTGCGGCACAACGGGTTCGCCGGGTGGCGCGGGCTGCGGTCACCGAACTGTTCGGCGAGGTCGACGTCATCGCCTGCCCGACCGCCTCGACCGGCGCGCCACCGTTCGAGGCGCTGGCCACCCCGGCCGGGCACCAGGACAACGAGGGCCTGTTCGGGCTGCTGCACACGCCGTACTGGAACGCGGTGGGCAACCCGGTGCTCGCACTGCCCATGGGACGCACCGCGGACGGCCTGCCGCTCTCGCTCCAGCTGGCCGGACCGGAGCACGGCGAGCACCTGCTGGTCCGGGTCGGCGCGGCCTTCCAGGAGCAGGCATGA
- a CDS encoding DHA2 family efflux MFS transporter permease subunit → MRTDKLILLLACACAFMVIMDATIVSVALPDIGGALGFPAESLPWVVNAYTLAFAGFLLLGGRCADTFGQRRILLLGLSLFTLARTVGGLATGPGLLLAARAAQGLGGALLMPVTLSLLTTTFTDPDRRTRALATWSSVGAVGAASGPVVGGLLTEALSWRWVFFVTVPIGVAAMVLAARILPPRDRADSPARLDTVGAVLATAGLVGVVYAVMGSAQAGLASPSVFGPLLGGVLLLAVFLVHQARWAADPLVPLGVFRLGSVAAANGVMFLLGLGFFASPILISLYLQYVSGATPMEAGLGYLPIGVAMCVGARAAGPLTVRWGARRATVLCCLVGAAGFLATGALLGVDQPYLVAVALPGVVLGLGSAAAFTPITVAATAGLPPRHNGLAAGLLNAIRQTSGAIGLAVLSTVSATVSGGQATRPALAAGYSAAFLLSAAFLVAAAVLAAFALRARDPCTVYTWARRTGSRQRR, encoded by the coding sequence ATGAGGACAGACAAGCTGATCCTGTTGCTGGCCTGCGCCTGCGCGTTCATGGTGATCATGGACGCCACCATCGTCTCGGTGGCGCTGCCCGACATCGGCGGCGCGCTGGGCTTTCCCGCCGAGTCACTGCCCTGGGTGGTCAACGCCTACACGCTGGCCTTCGCCGGGTTCCTGCTGCTGGGCGGGCGGTGCGCGGACACCTTCGGCCAGCGGCGGATCCTGCTGCTCGGTCTCAGCCTGTTCACCCTGGCCCGCACCGTCGGCGGCCTGGCCACCGGGCCGGGGCTGCTGCTGGCCGCGCGGGCCGCGCAGGGACTCGGCGGCGCGCTGCTGATGCCGGTCACGCTGTCCCTGCTCACCACCACGTTCACCGATCCGGACCGGCGGACCAGGGCACTGGCCACCTGGAGCTCGGTCGGCGCGGTCGGCGCGGCCAGCGGCCCGGTGGTCGGCGGGCTGCTCACCGAGGCGCTGAGCTGGCGCTGGGTGTTCTTCGTGACCGTGCCGATCGGGGTGGCCGCGATGGTGCTGGCGGCCCGGATCCTGCCGCCACGGGACCGGGCTGACTCCCCCGCCCGCCTGGACACCGTGGGCGCGGTGCTGGCCACGGCCGGGCTGGTGGGCGTGGTGTACGCGGTGATGGGCTCGGCCCAGGCCGGACTGGCCAGCCCCTCGGTGTTCGGGCCGCTGCTCGGCGGCGTCCTGCTGCTGGCGGTGTTCCTGGTGCACCAGGCGCGGTGGGCGGCCGATCCGCTGGTGCCGCTCGGTGTGTTCCGGCTGGGTTCGGTGGCCGCGGCGAACGGGGTGATGTTCCTGCTGGGACTGGGTTTCTTCGCCAGCCCGATCCTGATCTCGCTGTACCTGCAGTACGTCTCCGGCGCCACGCCGATGGAAGCCGGGCTCGGCTACCTGCCGATCGGGGTGGCGATGTGCGTCGGCGCGCGGGCGGCGGGACCGCTCACCGTGCGCTGGGGCGCGCGCCGGGCGACCGTGCTGTGCTGCCTGGTCGGCGCGGCCGGATTCCTTGCCACCGGGGCACTTCTGGGCGTGGACCAGCCCTACCTGGTCGCGGTCGCACTGCCGGGGGTGGTGCTCGGGCTGGGCAGCGCGGCGGCGTTCACCCCGATCACGGTGGCGGCCACCGCGGGCCTGCCGCCGCGGCACAACGGGCTGGCCGCCGGACTGCTCAACGCGATCCGGCAGACCAGCGGCGCGATCGGCCTCGCGGTGCTGAGCACGGTGTCCGCCACAGTCAGCGGTGGCCAGGCCACTCGCCCCGCGCTGGCCGCGGGGTACTCGGCGGCCTTCCTGCTCTCGGCCGCCTTCCTGGTCGCCGCGGCCGTGCTGGCCGCCTTCGCCCTGCGCGCGCGTGACCCGTGTACGGTGTACACATGGGCACGGCGGACCGGATCGCGGCAGCGGCGCTGA
- a CDS encoding CHAT domain-containing protein produces MTVQLSYVDAGELYLTWRWEHDPEHPRVLALPRERVTPPLTALADALPTPRPGESAHQALSRALAGGALTDRDRECALATELAAALIPAQLARELASAGVGLHLRIQPSPSTAQVPWEALRVDRAQRLVHHAKVSLLTPATVRNAPTRRVSARTGPLAAVVDPPTPLGRVLTEVPAPLAALDPLDRDSLRAALAGAGRFLYVGHVTTAAHALEARLHLAQCPLSAADLLGWRMPNRVALIACESGGDHRYAEPSGLLAALVHGGAEHVTATRWVLPTHAGLTRLFPGFHAPADVLAAAVLAVHEAHADADPVAALNRWQRAEADHWEATGAPAHTPLVWAAFGTAYAPG; encoded by the coding sequence GTGACCGTCCAACTGTCCTATGTGGACGCTGGCGAGCTCTACCTGACCTGGCGCTGGGAACACGACCCCGAACACCCCAGGGTCCTTGCCCTGCCCCGGGAACGGGTCACCCCGCCGCTGACCGCGCTGGCCGACGCCCTGCCCACGCCGCGTCCCGGCGAGTCCGCGCACCAGGCCCTCAGCCGCGCCCTCGCCGGAGGCGCGCTGACCGACCGGGACCGGGAGTGCGCGCTGGCCACCGAGCTGGCCGCCGCGCTCATCCCGGCGCAGCTGGCCCGCGAGCTGGCCTCGGCCGGTGTGGGCCTGCACCTGCGGATCCAGCCCTCCCCGTCCACCGCCCAGGTGCCGTGGGAAGCCTTGCGGGTGGACCGGGCACAACGTCTGGTGCACCACGCCAAGGTCTCCCTGCTCACCCCGGCCACCGTGCGCAACGCGCCCACCCGCCGGGTCTCCGCCCGCACCGGACCGCTGGCCGCGGTGGTCGACCCGCCCACCCCGCTCGGCCGGGTGCTGACCGAGGTGCCCGCGCCGCTGGCCGCGCTCGATCCGCTGGACCGCGACTCGTTGCGCGCGGCGCTGGCCGGGGCCGGGCGGTTCCTCTACGTCGGGCACGTGACCACCGCGGCGCACGCGCTGGAGGCCCGCCTGCACCTGGCCCAGTGTCCGCTCAGCGCCGCTGACCTGCTGGGCTGGCGGATGCCGAACCGGGTGGCCCTGATCGCCTGCGAGAGCGGCGGCGACCACCGCTACGCCGAACCCTCCGGCCTGCTCGCCGCCCTGGTGCACGGCGGGGCCGAGCACGTCACCGCCACCCGCTGGGTGCTGCCCACCCACGCGGGCCTGACCCGGCTGTTCCCCGGTTTCCACGCCCCGGCCGACGTCCTGGCCGCGGCGGTGCTGGCCGTGCACGAAGCGCACGCCGACGCCGATCCCGTGGCCGCGCTGAACCGCTGGCAGCGCGCCGAGGCCGACCACTGGGAGGCCACCGGCGCGCCCGCGCACACCCCGCTGGTGTGGGCGGCCTTCGGCACCGCCTACGCCCCTGGCTAG
- a CDS encoding PA2928 family protein, translated as MKDLSQTGYVWAEPGPYEVRRRPRGQLRLRLPWLLAAAPLAFVLFMVFGFSYLVSPEPDVTLKPGAGFATVGGAEVALVPYQRSGKRGMVQMITQDMFQARLAAVELATGRALWDVQLSDRLSWPVRVLAAGERMAYVSTDEGLVILDLGSGKIEVRGGLVPGLSRPVHSRSAYGYDRRHRALVAMDADGSLRTIALDAATATPAAPEVAAAWAGKLSAQRSNTNATTASATEALLPGRETVQLRARGPAPGRTLVRRSPDGRTGAVGETVFHEAQLPLTPPPGEAEPEGFPTGPRPDAAAGGSAGFVVVHHNKDVNARDRALSVVSLETGQVTATLPVGTGQARALTSPEHRTLLYVRAGDHDTGEGLFVVGLDGRITVAEFGRLDFFGNP; from the coding sequence ATGAAGGACCTCAGCCAGACCGGTTACGTGTGGGCGGAGCCCGGCCCTTACGAGGTGCGCCGCAGGCCCCGCGGCCAGCTGCGGCTGCGGCTGCCGTGGCTGCTGGCGGCCGCGCCGTTGGCGTTCGTGTTGTTCATGGTCTTCGGCTTCTCCTACCTGGTCTCCCCGGAGCCGGACGTGACCTTGAAGCCGGGCGCGGGTTTCGCCACCGTGGGCGGCGCAGAGGTCGCCCTGGTGCCCTACCAGCGTTCCGGCAAGCGGGGCATGGTCCAGATGATCACCCAGGACATGTTCCAGGCGCGGCTGGCCGCGGTGGAGCTGGCCACCGGACGCGCGCTGTGGGACGTGCAGCTCTCCGACCGGCTGAGCTGGCCGGTCCGGGTGCTCGCCGCCGGGGAACGGATGGCCTACGTCAGCACGGACGAGGGCCTGGTGATCCTGGATCTTGGCAGTGGCAAGATCGAGGTTCGCGGCGGCCTGGTCCCCGGGCTGTCCCGGCCGGTGCACTCGCGGTCCGCCTACGGCTACGACCGGCGGCACCGGGCGCTGGTGGCCATGGACGCCGACGGCAGCCTGCGCACCATCGCGCTGGACGCCGCCACCGCGACCCCCGCCGCGCCGGAGGTGGCCGCGGCCTGGGCGGGCAAGCTCAGCGCCCAGCGGTCCAACACCAATGCCACCACCGCCTCGGCCACCGAAGCCCTGCTGCCCGGCCGGGAGACCGTGCAGTTGCGCGCTCGCGGGCCCGCGCCCGGCCGCACCCTGGTGCGCCGCAGCCCCGACGGCCGCACCGGAGCGGTCGGCGAGACCGTCTTCCACGAGGCCCAGCTGCCACTCACCCCGCCGCCCGGCGAGGCCGAGCCGGAGGGCTTCCCCACCGGGCCCCGCCCCGACGCCGCCGCGGGCGGGTCAGCCGGATTTGTGGTGGTGCACCACAACAAGGACGTCAACGCCAGGGACCGCGCGCTGAGCGTGGTGTCCCTGGAGACCGGCCAGGTCACCGCGACCCTGCCGGTGGGCACCGGCCAGGCCCGCGCGCTGACCAGCCCCGAGCACCGCACCCTGCTCTACGTCCGCGCCGGCGACCACGACACCGGCGAAGGGCTGTTCGTGGTCGGCCTCGACGGCCGGATCACCGTGGCCGAGTTCGGCCGCCTCGACTTCTTCGGCAACCCCTGA
- a CDS encoding tetratricopeptide repeat protein, with amino-acid sequence MTTPAGPAWQRWKQLHNEGAHRFAEGDLAGAASLMHEAHALTLAAPGDPEALARRAQTLINLASLTEGEPALELINTAIELTHECEALAGDEFGTESLRATLFAVRAQTVVNTGDWQSALPDLRRALDLAPEDELAQQVLGHLLTWCHEYAHVLRHHARSAEARQLLDAAIEASTWFPLPQEGGLAALHTIRASVLAAAGEFAEAATDAETAQTLAQTAAPQLIPNIHLALAEIADGTGDPQTAAEHQHLARELFAALGESDGEAIALNSLGRLAHLAGRDEEALAHYTAAAGLGTDPWHRIASAFGQAAAQVTLGRPAEAVRLLAEVPTDSPRVRIGVLSVRGSAFEAMAEFDRADESFAEARAACAEHGLWHLALNLAWWHADALLRRAKRDQVPHSTNPTLAARALDLALPAALAAEAARHRFPAGPLRERWISTAAAPATRTALLAIGATRDLALAAAYLDHLAATVALPQPAAPATLPDLLAFPAPDELALAASGPAEHSATPELPLPPRVRANLAVPSPLEPWLELAWQRHGIQVRGPEVVRSW; translated from the coding sequence ATGACCACGCCGGCCGGTCCGGCCTGGCAGCGGTGGAAGCAGCTGCACAACGAGGGCGCGCACCGCTTCGCCGAGGGTGACCTGGCGGGGGCAGCCAGCCTGATGCACGAGGCGCACGCCCTCACCCTCGCCGCGCCCGGCGACCCCGAGGCGCTGGCCCGGCGCGCCCAGACCCTGATCAACCTGGCCAGCCTCACCGAGGGCGAACCGGCACTGGAGTTGATCAACACCGCGATCGAGCTGACCCACGAGTGCGAGGCGCTGGCCGGCGACGAGTTCGGCACGGAGTCCCTGCGCGCCACCCTGTTCGCCGTCCGCGCGCAGACCGTGGTCAACACCGGCGACTGGCAGTCCGCCCTGCCGGACCTGCGCCGCGCGCTGGACCTGGCCCCGGAAGACGAGCTGGCCCAACAGGTCCTCGGCCACCTGCTGACCTGGTGCCACGAGTACGCGCACGTGCTGCGCCACCACGCCCGCTCCGCCGAGGCCAGACAGCTGCTGGACGCCGCCATCGAGGCCAGCACCTGGTTCCCCCTCCCCCAGGAAGGCGGACTGGCCGCCCTGCACACCATCCGCGCCTCCGTGCTGGCCGCCGCGGGCGAGTTCGCCGAAGCCGCCACCGACGCCGAAACCGCCCAGACCCTCGCACAAACCGCCGCCCCCCAACTGATCCCGAACATCCACCTGGCCCTGGCCGAGATCGCCGACGGCACCGGCGACCCCCAGACCGCGGCCGAACACCAGCACCTGGCCCGGGAGCTGTTCGCCGCCCTCGGCGAGTCCGACGGCGAGGCCATCGCGCTGAACAGCCTCGGCCGCCTCGCCCACCTGGCCGGCCGGGACGAGGAAGCCCTGGCGCACTACACCGCGGCGGCCGGCCTGGGCACCGACCCGTGGCACCGGATCGCCAGCGCGTTCGGCCAGGCGGCGGCGCAGGTGACGCTGGGCCGCCCGGCGGAGGCGGTGCGGCTGCTGGCGGAGGTGCCCACGGACTCGCCGCGGGTGCGGATCGGGGTGTTGTCGGTGCGCGGCAGCGCTTTCGAGGCAATGGCGGAGTTCGACCGGGCCGACGAGAGCTTCGCCGAGGCCCGCGCGGCCTGCGCGGAACACGGCCTGTGGCACCTGGCGCTGAACCTGGCTTGGTGGCACGCGGACGCCCTGCTCCGCCGCGCCAAACGCGACCAAGTCCCCCACTCAACGAATCCCACCCTCGCCGCTCGCGCCCTGGACCTCGCCCTCCCCGCCGCGCTCGCCGCCGAAGCCGCCCGCCACCGCTTCCCCGCCGGCCCCCTCCGCGAACGCTGGATCAGCACCGCCGCCGCCCCCGCCACCCGCACCGCCCTGCTCGCCATCGGCGCCACCCGCGACCTCGCCCTGGCCGCCGCCTACCTCGACCACCTCGCCGCCACCGTCGCCCTCCCCCAGCCCGCCGCCCCCGCCACCCTGCCCGACCTGCTCGCCTTCCCCGCCCCGGACGAGCTCGCCCTGGCCGCCTCGGGCCCCGCCGAACACAGCGCCACCCCGGAACTCCCGCTGCCGCCCCGGGTCCGCGCCAACCTCGCGGTGCCCTCGCCGCTGGAACCCTGGCTGGAGCTGGCCTGGCAGCGGCACGGCATCCAGGTCCGCGGCCCGGAGGTGGTCCGCTCGTGGTGA
- a CDS encoding FAD-binding dehydrogenase has product MIVVGAGLAGLVATAELAAAGKRVLLLDQEPEASLGGQAFWSLGGLFFVDSPEQRLAGIKDSLELARNDWFTTAGFDRDVHNPLGEDYWASKWAEAYLEFAAGEKRNWLYGLGVRWVPIVGWAERGGMLADGPGNSVPRFHLTLGTGPGVMEPFEKLVRDQHAKGKVYFRFRHQVDALIREGGAVTGVRGSVLQASTAARGTPSSRVKVGDFELRAPMVIVTSGGIGGNQDLVRRHWPSRLGKPPVRMITGVPAHVDGRMLGISEQAGARIVNRDRMWHYTEGMANHTPIWPQHGIRVLAAPSSLWVDATGQRFPAPGMPSYDTLGTLELIKRSGHDYSWFVLNKRIIDKEFVLSGSEQNPELTAKNLVAYLASRLLNSTPPPVKAFMDKGEDFVIATGLPELVAGMNRLTGTNLINLDRLRRQITLRDQQVDNPFTKDSQIMGIRNSLAYSGDSLARTAPLHKILDPAAGPLIAIRMNILTRKTLGGLQTDLSGRVLGANGQPIPGLYAAGEVAGFGGGGVHGYRALEGTFLGGCLFSGRQAGRAAAREG; this is encoded by the coding sequence GTGATCGTGGTCGGCGCGGGCCTGGCCGGACTGGTCGCGACCGCCGAGCTGGCCGCCGCGGGCAAGCGGGTCCTGTTGCTGGACCAGGAACCCGAGGCGAGCCTGGGTGGTCAGGCGTTCTGGTCCCTCGGCGGGCTGTTCTTCGTCGACTCCCCCGAGCAGCGGCTGGCCGGGATCAAGGACTCCCTGGAGCTGGCCCGCAACGACTGGTTCACCACGGCAGGCTTCGACCGGGACGTGCACAACCCGCTCGGCGAGGACTACTGGGCCTCGAAATGGGCCGAGGCCTACCTGGAGTTCGCCGCCGGGGAGAAGCGGAACTGGTTGTACGGCCTCGGCGTCCGGTGGGTGCCCATCGTCGGCTGGGCCGAGCGCGGCGGGATGCTGGCCGACGGGCCGGGCAACTCGGTGCCCCGCTTCCACCTGACCCTGGGCACCGGGCCGGGGGTGATGGAGCCGTTCGAGAAGCTGGTGCGCGACCAGCACGCCAAGGGCAAGGTCTACTTCCGCTTCCGCCACCAGGTCGACGCGCTGATCCGGGAGGGCGGCGCGGTCACCGGCGTGCGCGGCAGCGTGCTCCAGGCCAGCACCGCCGCCCGCGGCACGCCCAGCTCCCGGGTCAAGGTCGGCGACTTCGAGCTGCGCGCGCCGATGGTCATCGTCACCTCCGGCGGCATCGGCGGCAACCAGGACCTGGTGCGGCGGCACTGGCCGAGCCGCCTGGGCAAGCCGCCGGTCCGCATGATCACCGGCGTGCCCGCGCACGTGGACGGCCGCATGCTGGGCATCAGCGAGCAGGCCGGCGCGCGGATCGTCAACCGCGACCGCATGTGGCACTACACCGAGGGCATGGCCAACCACACCCCGATCTGGCCGCAGCACGGGATCCGGGTGCTGGCCGCGCCGTCCTCGCTGTGGGTGGACGCCACCGGACAGCGCTTCCCGGCTCCCGGCATGCCCAGCTACGACACCCTCGGCACGCTGGAGCTGATCAAGCGCTCCGGCCACGACTACTCCTGGTTCGTGCTGAACAAGCGGATCATCGACAAGGAGTTCGTGCTCTCCGGCTCCGAGCAGAACCCGGAGCTGACCGCCAAGAACCTGGTCGCCTACCTGGCCAGCCGGTTGCTCAACAGCACCCCGCCGCCGGTGAAGGCGTTCATGGACAAGGGCGAGGACTTCGTCATCGCCACCGGGCTGCCCGAGCTGGTCGCCGGGATGAACCGGCTGACCGGGACCAACCTGATCAACCTGGACCGGCTGCGCAGGCAGATCACCCTGCGGGACCAGCAGGTGGACAACCCGTTCACCAAGGACAGCCAGATCATGGGCATCCGCAACTCGCTGGCCTACTCCGGCGACAGCCTGGCCCGCACCGCGCCGCTGCACAAGATCCTCGACCCCGCGGCGGGCCCGCTGATCGCGATCCGGATGAACATCCTCACCCGCAAGACCCTCGGCGGCCTGCAGACCGACCTCTCCGGCCGGGTGCTCGGCGCCAACGGCCAGCCCATCCCCGGCCTGTACGCCGCGGGCGAGGTCGCCGGGTTCGGCGGCGGCGGGGTGCACGGGTACCGGGCGCTGGAAGGCACCTTCCTCGGCGGCTGCCTGTTCTCCGGCAGGCAGGCCGGGCGCGCCGCGGCCAGGGAGGGCTGA